In Thermanaerothrix sp., the DNA window CTTGAGTCCTCCGAATATCACAAGGCCCGTCACCGCCATGAGGCACATGGCCACCGGCAGCTCCCTTGCCCCGAAGGCGCCTCTTAGGCCCGCGGCTATGGAGTTGCTCTGCACCGCGTTGAAGACGAAGGCCATGGCCAGTATGATGGACACGGCGAAGAGGACCCCCATCCAGCGCTGGCCCAGGCCCTTTTCAAGGTAGTAGGCGGGGCCGCCCCGGTAGTTGCCCTCCTTGTCCTTCACCCGGAAGACCTGGGCGAGCACCGCCTCGGCGAAGATGGTGGCCATGCCCAGCACCGCGGTCATCCACATCCAGAAGACCGCGCCGGGGCCGCCGGACACCAGCGCGGTGGCCACCCCCGCCAGGTTGCCGGTGCCCACCTGGGCTGCAAGGCCGGTGCAGAGGGCCTGGAACGAGCTTATGCCCTGCCCGGAGGAGTCCCGGCCCTTTAATGTGGCCTTGAACATGTGGATGAAGTGCCTTACCTGGGGGAACCGAAGGCGCAGGGTGTAGAAGACCCCGGTGCCCAGCAGGAGCCACACCATCACCTTGCCCCACAGGATCGAGTTGGCGGCGCTGACCGCCCCGTGCAGGGAGGACAAAACAGAATCCATGTATAAAACCTCCGTTTGCTTGTGATTTTTAGCCCTTTTGCCGGTGGCTGGCCGATTATTTTTGAAAGGTCGCCGGCGGGCATCAAAATATTATTCTAATTAATAGGCTTAGTCAATATAAGCTAAACATTTAGAACATTACATTGAGATCAGGCCGGGCTTTGACCGGATGATTAAGTTCTTTGCCGAAATGGGGTATAATTTTTGAAACTGCCCTGGCGCCGAAGCATCCACCAAGGGGGGATGAGTTGTGGCTCTTCGTTTGGCTTTGCTGCTCATGGTGATTTTCTTCGTGCCCGCGGCCAGCGCCGCCCCGGTGACCCTCCCTGAGCTGGAGGCCCGTCTGTCCAATGGCGTGGAGGTCCTCAAGGCCTCGGAGGAGCTGGCGGCGGCGAGCCTGGCTTTGGAGGCCCTGAGGGAGCGGTCGGGGCTTTCGTTCTTCGCGGACCTCTCCGCCCGGGGGATCAACGAGCCCCTCTCCCGAAGCGAGTCCTCCTCCGTGGAGGGCTACTCCAGCTACTCCTTCAGGCTTGGCGCCAGGCTTCCCCTCTTCGGCTCCTGGCACAAGGAGAGGATAGCCCAGCTGGAGGCCCGCCTTGGGGAGCTGGAGGCCCAGCGCAGGCTTTATTTCGTCAAAAGAACAAACCTCACCGCCCTTCGGAAGGCCTGGGCTTCCCTTTGGACCGCCCGGCGCAGGATGGAGGCGCTCAACGCCTTCCTGGCCCTGGAGGGACGCTTCATGCCGGTCATGGAGCGCCGCTCCTCCCAGGGATTTCTGCTTAGGTCGGACCTTATGGAGATGAAGAGCTGGTTCCTTTTGGCCCGCCGGGAGGCCGCGGCGTCAAGGGCCCTGGAGGAGGCCGCCTTGAACGTCATCCGCCGGGCCTGCGGCATCCCAAGCTTGCCCATGGAGCTTGACCCGGGGGTGCCGCCCTTAAAGCCCGTGAGCCTCTCCTACGATGAGGCCCTACGGATCGCCAGGCATTTAAGCGGGGAGCTCAAGGCCATGTCTGATGCGGCGGAGGTCCGCCGCTTTCTGGCAACGCACCGGGCCAGGGGGCAGTACGACTCGTACCTCCAGGGGGGCTTCCAGGTCACCAGGGAGTCCCCGGGGCGATACGGGGAAGAGGCGTTCCTGTCCCTCAGCTTCACCTTCCCGGAAGGGGAGCCAAGGGCGGCCTCCCTGGACGCCTCGGCGGAGATAAGGCGCCTTAGGGCCCTGGAGGCGGACATGTCCGCCCACAGGATGAGCCTTGAGTCCAGCCTGGCGGAGGGCTCCTCCAGGTTCCGCTACGCTTTAGCCCAAGGGGAGTTCTCCCTGGCTAGGCTTAAGTCCGCCCTGGAGGCCTTAAGAACCGCCAACCTGCGGCACGGGGCGATCCCAGGCGACACGGCGGAGAAGCTCCTAAGGGCCCACCTTGACGTGATGAACTCCGCTCTTGCCCTCATCGACGCCGAAGGGGCCGCCGC includes these proteins:
- a CDS encoding TolC family protein yields the protein MALRLALLLMVIFFVPAASAAPVTLPELEARLSNGVEVLKASEELAAASLALEALRERSGLSFFADLSARGINEPLSRSESSSVEGYSSYSFRLGARLPLFGSWHKERIAQLEARLGELEAQRRLYFVKRTNLTALRKAWASLWTARRRMEALNAFLALEGRFMPVMERRSSQGFLLRSDLMEMKSWFLLARREAAASRALEEAALNVIRRACGIPSLPMELDPGVPPLKPVSLSYDEALRIARHLSGELKAMSDAAEVRRFLATHRARGQYDSYLQGGFQVTRESPGRYGEEAFLSLSFTFPEGEPRAASLDASAEIRRLRALEADMSAHRMSLESSLAEGSSRFRYALAQGEFSLARLKSALEALRTANLRHGAIPGDTAEKLLRAHLDVMNSALALIDAEGAAAQYHAELLEVLEDPGAPSPSPGQVWAVTPTDFHQEGAHLISLWLASSLGPKSSPAASPKGEGAADDAVPVGAYMWDGDRLLKGDLNPLDQAKALGISALRVSFTSGGVLQIIKKGEPRDNLLKALDRASKMGIRMELCLGDPWWITSEGRPHLVSLVSSLGDLPFEGLNLDLEPDQLEGVHDGSRMAYLQNTLESVKAASKASPWGVSLSMHPRYLEGQFLHKTLSGLSGSGVREVTCMVYVSNPMSAADRINRIASAAGVNISLAVSVERGGPKEESFYYLGRAEFFSKVLPYLKGRLVGPGSAIWIQSLEDLLSMPEGGSGR